In Sandaracinaceae bacterium, the following proteins share a genomic window:
- a CDS encoding HlyC/CorC family transporter, with protein sequence MNDVLGLVLTVGLLVLNAFFVAAEFALISVRRTKIEPRAEGGSLPAKVTLYAMEHVSLMMAGAQLGITIASLALGSLSEPAIAHLMEVPMELAGVPAAFLHPISFTLALTLVTFLHVIIGEMVPKNLALAEPERAALLMAPLLVVIVWMLYPVLWLLNGVSNVMLRLVGIEPKHEVTSAFTRDEVADLVEESLDGGLIELNDERLLLGALNFTERDVRSVLVPMAHVRTLPLGVTPAQAEAAAADSFSRFPLRAQGDQLVGYVHIKDLLENDPQARRKPMDPRHVRPLPSVRVTDSLREVMVQMQRTNAHLAVVLEADAEAPAEPLGIVTLEDVLEELVGKIRDDSRRATGRRGNSEQAS encoded by the coding sequence ATGAACGACGTGCTCGGGCTGGTGCTCACGGTTGGCCTCTTGGTGCTCAACGCGTTCTTCGTGGCGGCCGAGTTCGCCCTCATCTCCGTGCGTCGCACCAAGATCGAGCCGCGCGCCGAGGGGGGCTCGCTGCCCGCCAAGGTCACGCTGTATGCGATGGAGCACGTGTCGCTCATGATGGCCGGGGCTCAGCTCGGCATCACCATCGCTTCGTTGGCGCTGGGCTCGCTCAGCGAGCCGGCCATCGCGCACCTCATGGAGGTGCCCATGGAGCTCGCCGGGGTCCCTGCGGCGTTCCTGCACCCCATCTCGTTCACGCTGGCACTCACGCTGGTCACGTTCCTGCACGTGATCATCGGCGAGATGGTGCCCAAGAACCTGGCCCTGGCAGAGCCCGAGCGCGCCGCGCTGCTCATGGCGCCGCTGCTGGTGGTCATCGTATGGATGCTCTATCCCGTGCTGTGGCTGCTCAACGGGGTGTCCAACGTGATGCTGCGCCTAGTGGGCATCGAGCCCAAGCACGAGGTCACCAGCGCGTTCACGCGCGACGAAGTGGCCGACCTGGTGGAGGAGTCGCTGGACGGAGGGCTGATCGAGCTCAACGACGAGCGCCTGTTGCTGGGAGCGCTCAACTTCACGGAGCGTGACGTGCGCTCGGTGCTGGTGCCCATGGCGCACGTCCGCACGCTGCCGCTGGGGGTCACTCCGGCCCAGGCCGAGGCCGCCGCGGCCGACAGCTTCTCGCGCTTTCCGTTGCGCGCGCAGGGGGACCAGTTGGTGGGCTACGTGCACATCAAAGACCTGCTCGAGAACGACCCGCAGGCGCGTCGGAAGCCCATGGACCCACGCCACGTTCGCCCGCTGCCCTCGGTGCGGGTGACCGACTCGCTGCGCGAGGTCATGGTGCAGATGCAACGCACCAATGCGCACCTCGCGGTGGTGCTCGAAGCAGACGCCGAGGCGCCGGCCGAGCCGCTCGGCATCGTCACGTTGGAAGACGTGCTCGAAGAGCTGGTGGGCAAGATCCGCGACGACTCGCGGCGGGCCACCGGGAGGCGCGGCAACTCCGAGCAGGCCTCCTGA